A portion of the Sulfurospirillum diekertiae genome contains these proteins:
- the hemC gene encoding hydroxymethylbilane synthase, with protein sequence MKKLIIATRGSKLALWQSEHVKAELEKAHPGLEVELSIMMTKGDKILDVALAKIGGKGLFTKELEEAMLRGEAHIAVHSLKDVPMEFPKGLKLGVITKREDVRDAMLSEKYASLDELPHGAVVGTTSLRRRMQLLKLRPDFVIKNLRGNVNTRIRKLKEGEFDAIILASAGINRLGLASEVTHFTPISKEVMIPASGQAALGIEIVCDAEVERLVSVLNDEDAIIETRVERDFVTILEGGCQVPIGVNAELRGDALHVKAIIGLPDGSEMLKEEISTTRAEYANVGKALAQKVLDRGAKALLERAEHIALNEIF encoded by the coding sequence ATGAAAAAACTAATTATTGCAACCCGTGGAAGTAAACTTGCCCTTTGGCAGTCCGAACATGTTAAAGCGGAACTTGAAAAAGCACACCCAGGACTTGAGGTGGAGCTTTCTATCATGATGACCAAAGGTGATAAAATTTTAGACGTTGCTTTGGCAAAAATTGGCGGCAAAGGGCTTTTCACGAAAGAGCTTGAAGAGGCGATGCTTCGTGGTGAAGCGCACATTGCGGTACACAGTCTTAAAGATGTTCCGATGGAATTTCCCAAAGGGCTTAAACTAGGGGTTATTACCAAACGCGAAGATGTCCGTGATGCCATGCTTTCAGAAAAATACGCTTCGTTAGACGAACTGCCTCATGGTGCAGTCGTTGGAACAACGAGTTTGAGACGTCGCATGCAACTTTTGAAACTTCGTCCTGATTTTGTGATTAAAAACCTAAGAGGCAATGTCAATACACGGATTCGCAAGCTCAAAGAGGGCGAATTTGATGCGATTATTTTAGCGAGTGCGGGCATTAACCGTTTGGGACTTGCTAGTGAAGTGACACATTTTACGCCGATTTCAAAAGAGGTTATGATCCCCGCTTCTGGGCAAGCAGCACTTGGTATTGAAATTGTCTGTGATGCCGAAGTGGAACGTTTGGTTTCGGTACTCAACGATGAAGATGCCATTATCGAAACACGTGTTGAGCGCGACTTTGTCACCATCTTAGAAGGTGGTTGCCAAGTGCCTATTGGTGTGAATGCGGAACTTCGTGGCGATGCTTTACATGTAAAAGCGATTATTGGACTTCCTGATGGTTCTGAAATGCTCAAAGAAGAGATAAGCACAACACGCGCAGAGTATGCCAATGTGGGTAAAGCTCTAGCACAAAAAGTCCTTGATCGAGGGGCAAAAGCGCTTTTAGAACGTGCGGAACATATTGCGTTAAACGAAATTTTTTAA
- a CDS encoding DsbA family protein, producing the protein MRSLMLKLLTTLITLSSLSLFAADANADLDTKVTTFLQKAIIPNENYTFDKVVILKKEAMKEMPDWMVYFVRIDLNLVKQEGKKLSVNDMVFTNGTILSKDFSNLNNGRSVKGSYSLDMDASAYNKEHLLAGNLNAPHKIVVFSDPSCPFCMDFVPEVLADVQNHPETFALFYYHFPLNIHPASPTLVKAMIFAEEKGDHEIVKKVYKEFFDIKETDEKAILDIFNKALNKKFHT; encoded by the coding sequence ATGAGATCATTGATGTTGAAGTTATTGACGACACTAATCACCTTAAGTAGTCTTTCACTTTTTGCTGCAGATGCAAATGCTGATCTTGACACAAAAGTCACGACATTTTTACAAAAAGCCATTATTCCGAATGAAAATTATACGTTTGATAAAGTTGTTATTCTCAAAAAAGAAGCGATGAAAGAGATGCCTGACTGGATGGTCTATTTTGTCCGTATTGATCTTAATTTAGTCAAGCAAGAGGGTAAAAAACTCTCCGTCAATGATATGGTTTTTACGAATGGTACAATTTTGAGTAAGGATTTTTCAAATCTGAACAACGGTCGAAGCGTCAAAGGAAGTTATTCGCTTGATATGGATGCTTCTGCCTACAACAAAGAGCATCTTTTAGCAGGCAACCTTAATGCACCTCATAAAATCGTTGTATTTAGTGATCCATCATGTCCTTTTTGTATGGATTTTGTCCCAGAAGTTCTTGCCGATGTCCAGAATCATCCTGAAACATTCGCGCTTTTTTATTACCATTTTCCACTTAACATCCATCCTGCCTCTCCAACGCTTGTCAAAGCAATGATCTTTGCAGAAGAGAAGGGTGATCATGAGATTGTCAAGAAAGTTTATAAAGAATTTTTTGATATTAAAGAGACGGATGAAAAAGCAATTTTAGATATTTTCAACAAAGCTTTAAATAAAAAATTTCACACTTGA
- a CDS encoding FxsA family protein: MKYFLIYLFLEVMVSVNIASAIGAFATFIELVVSAVLGFILLANMRITLMQNLNALMQGEISIESFQRLNLWTIVGAILLILPGFLGDIVGLLLQFSSIVTLIASKFLHVKDENSSTEYFTEGKKR; encoded by the coding sequence GTGAAATATTTTTTAATCTATCTCTTTTTAGAGGTCATGGTAAGTGTCAATATTGCTTCTGCTATAGGTGCATTTGCAACGTTTATTGAGCTTGTCGTATCTGCAGTGCTCGGGTTTATTTTACTTGCAAATATGCGTATTACGCTGATGCAAAACCTCAATGCATTGATGCAAGGAGAGATTAGTATTGAATCTTTTCAACGACTGAATCTTTGGACAATCGTCGGTGCAATTTTACTGATTTTGCCAGGCTTTCTAGGCGATATTGTAGGATTATTGTTGCAATTTAGCTCTATTGTGACACTGATTGCTTCAAAATTTTTACATGTAAAAGATGAAAACAGTTCTACTGAATATTTTACGGAAGGAAAAAAAAGATGA
- a CDS encoding proline--tRNA ligase: protein MKFSKLYAPTTKDAPKDATLPSHQFLVRGGFISQVGSGLYNFLPMGKIVFDKIKNVVKEEMDETGAQEIQMDVVTPAELWKQSGRYDFFGKELCRFKDRKENEFVLGPTHEEVVVDIVRNRINSYKQLPLHLYQITTKFRDEARPRFGLLRGREFTMKDGYSFHEDEACMKKEFDVMEKTYTKIFTRLGLDFRAVDADSGAIGGSGSKEFMVLAQNGEDDIVVCEKCSYAANIEAAKRAPKITEAEAPEANMSKFKTPDMKTIDDVCNFFKVDPFYSIKAVVKKAVYVDKEEVVVFFVRGNDELQETKAQNACGALDLLDASLEEVERAGLKAGFIGPVGLECVKFYIDLELKEAKNLICGANETDFHMVGVSMFNFNEDRYKDLVSVKEGDKCACCGGELGVTKGIEVGHIFQLGQKYAKAMGATFLDKNGKAQPFYMGCYGIGVSRLVAVMIEASHDEKGCIWNKQTAPYLLDIIVSNVKDEAQNSYAEELYMALKAEHFSVLLDDRNERFGFKMKDYELIGLPYALIVGKELEEGFVEIVERKTLEKTVVKKEEALLKLKELLA from the coding sequence ATGAAGTTTTCAAAATTATATGCACCAACAACCAAAGATGCGCCTAAAGATGCAACCCTTCCGAGCCATCAATTTTTGGTGCGTGGCGGTTTTATCTCTCAAGTAGGTAGTGGACTGTATAACTTTTTACCGATGGGAAAAATCGTTTTTGATAAGATTAAAAATGTCGTTAAAGAAGAGATGGATGAAACGGGTGCCCAAGAGATCCAAATGGATGTGGTCACACCTGCGGAACTTTGGAAACAAAGTGGACGTTACGACTTTTTTGGAAAAGAGTTGTGCCGCTTTAAAGATCGAAAAGAGAATGAATTTGTTTTAGGACCAACGCATGAAGAGGTGGTCGTAGACATTGTGCGCAATCGTATCAACAGTTACAAACAATTACCACTGCATTTGTACCAAATTACCACAAAATTTAGAGATGAAGCACGTCCTCGTTTTGGACTGCTTCGTGGGCGTGAATTTACCATGAAAGATGGATACAGCTTTCATGAAGACGAAGCATGTATGAAAAAAGAGTTTGATGTGATGGAAAAAACCTACACCAAAATCTTTACGCGATTAGGACTTGATTTTAGAGCGGTCGATGCTGATAGTGGTGCTATTGGTGGTAGTGGCAGTAAAGAGTTTATGGTGTTGGCACAAAATGGCGAAGATGACATTGTTGTATGTGAGAAATGCTCGTATGCGGCAAACATAGAAGCCGCAAAGCGTGCCCCTAAAATAACTGAAGCAGAAGCGCCAGAAGCTAATATGTCTAAATTTAAAACGCCTGATATGAAAACGATTGATGATGTCTGCAATTTCTTTAAAGTTGATCCGTTTTACAGCATTAAAGCGGTGGTTAAAAAAGCCGTTTATGTCGATAAAGAAGAGGTGGTTGTTTTCTTTGTTAGAGGAAATGATGAACTTCAAGAGACTAAAGCCCAAAATGCATGCGGTGCGCTTGATCTTTTAGATGCTTCATTGGAAGAAGTTGAACGTGCAGGGCTCAAAGCGGGCTTTATTGGACCTGTTGGATTAGAATGTGTAAAATTTTACATAGATTTAGAGCTTAAAGAAGCCAAAAATCTTATCTGTGGCGCTAATGAGACAGACTTTCACATGGTGGGTGTCTCCATGTTTAACTTCAACGAAGATCGTTATAAAGATCTCGTGAGTGTTAAAGAGGGCGATAAATGCGCTTGTTGCGGTGGCGAACTGGGTGTGACCAAAGGTATTGAAGTCGGGCATATTTTCCAACTCGGACAAAAATATGCTAAAGCCATGGGCGCAACATTCCTTGATAAAAATGGCAAAGCTCAACCGTTTTATATGGGATGCTATGGTATTGGCGTAAGTCGTTTGGTCGCGGTGATGATTGAAGCAAGCCATGACGAAAAAGGGTGTATTTGGAATAAACAAACAGCTCCTTATCTTCTCGATATTATTGTCTCCAACGTTAAAGATGAAGCGCAAAACAGTTATGCCGAAGAGCTTTACATGGCGTTAAAAGCAGAGCATTTCAGTGTTCTTTTAGATGATCGCAATGAGCGTTTTGGATTTAAAATGAAAGATTATGAACTTATCGGTCTTCCATATGCACTGATTGTTGGCAAAGAGTTGGAAGAGGGATTTGTGGAGATTGTAGAGCGTAAGACATTGGAAAAAACTGTTGTCAAAAAAGAGGAAGCTCTTTTGAAACTCAAGGAACTTTTAGCGTGA